One window from the genome of Lasioglossum baleicum chromosome 9, iyLasBale1, whole genome shotgun sequence encodes:
- the LOC143211955 gene encoding glutaminyl-peptide cyclotransferase codes for MRNTVVTMFRICLQLLLLFIGPFVIDSNASTRTLFRDEKYYHKPITLSSSQINRLADLSNVTHTNEVLDNICVVRIVGTPEHRRVKNYIKTSMQDLGWNVESDVFEDFTPNFGKLQFENIIAKLNPNANRYLALACHYDSKYTRERNFIGATDSAVPCAQMINLAKVMKDHLETVKNNNVSLMFIFFDGEEAFKEWGPKDSIYGARHLAKAWHKNYTARENGENVTELAKLDMLVLLDLIGAADPTFYNYFSSTEKWYSLLVSIENKLAASRKFSSYSYGQPAQSYFQPYSMEAFIEDDHIPFLERETPILHVIPYPFPTFWHKPGDNRDNIDLNTIENISKILRIFVASYLHVTS; via the exons ATGCGGAACACTGTAGTCACAATGTTCAGAATCTGTTTACAACTGCTCCTGCTCTTCATCGGCCCGTTCGTAATCGATTCGAATGCATCAACGCGAACATTATTCCGAGATGAAAAG tactatcacaagccaattacGTTATCCAGCAGTCAGATAAATAGGTTGGCGGATTTGTCAAATGTCACACATACGAACGAGGTTTTAGATAACATATGTGTGGTGAGAATCGTTGGCACTCCGGAGCACAGAAGAGTGAAAAAT TACATCAAAACGTCGATGCAAGATCTCGGATGGAATGTGGAGTCTGATGTCTTTGAGGATTTTACTCCAAACTTTGGGAAATTACAATTTGAAAACATCATTGCCAAGTTAAATCCTAACGCGAACAGATACTTGGCATTGGCTTGCCATTATGACTCAAAATATacaagagaaagaaattttatcgGCGCTACGGATAGCGCGGTGCCGTGCGCTCAGATGATCAACTTGGCCAAGGTTATGAAAGATCATCTGGAAACTGTAAAAAAT AACAACGTgagtttaatgtttatattCTTCGACGGCGAAGAAGCATTTAAAGAATGGGGTCCGAAAGATTCCATTTACGGCGCGAGACATTTAGCTAAGGCTTGGCATAAAAATTACACCGCTCGTGAAAATGGTGAAAATGTTACAGAATTGGCCAAACTG GATATGTTAGTCCTATTAGACCTGATAGGTGCAGCAGATCCAACATTTTATAATTACTTCTCCAGCACGGAGAAATGGTATTCCTTGTTAGTGTCTATCGAAAATAAGTTAGCTGCCTCTAGAAAGTTTTCATCGTACAGTTATGGGCAACCTGCGCAATCCTATTTTCAACCTTATTCCATGGAGGCCTTTATCGAGGACGATCACATTCCGTTCTTAGAACGAG AAACTCCTATTTTGCACGTGATACCATATCCGTTTCCAACATTCTGGCATAAACCAGGTGACAATCGTGATAACATTGATTTAAATAccatagaaaatatcagtaaaatcCTAAGAATTTTTGTGGCGTCCTACTTACATGTTACTTCTTAA